From Strigops habroptila isolate Jane chromosome 1, bStrHab1.2.pri, whole genome shotgun sequence, a single genomic window includes:
- the ATAD2 gene encoding ATPase family AAA domain-containing protein 2 isoform X2, which produces MVVLRSSAARPPGPAARDSRRRRAPFDLMDSSSEFISLEPPSLSSRRIWTRSGASSATARAAGSRGTGRAGEDEFSSSKMECFGGHHLRSMRKSMPPCSDSSFDKSMEILSENVNRRHFTRQLAKPKSDQKKEEYKEVTRTLKTRAEAKAAEHVHEENGDLEVRRSCRLQQSRYTTTNQSVLFDKLITNTAEAVLQKMDDMEKMRRRRMMEDLGVFHDTDENLSMYSRGKKEIQRADKEIADNQGGIVVTSSDESEEKEDEDGEHTRKRYYFRQRKTVERYQAPLEKPRQRKMYFPGRSSPVRQRCSFTSAQPQGSCCKSNNRRKHAVHSNDSTSSSSSSSSDDDDDDDDDEEHFERRRRHSHNRNLRRCLPLNFRTDELKGIRRDRMKIGASLADVDPMQIDCSVRFDAVGGLSDHISSLKEMVVFPLLYPEFFERFKIQPPRGCLFYGPPGTGKTLVARALANECSQGDRRIAFFMRKGADCLSKWVGESERQLRLLFDQAYQMRPSIIFFDEIDGLAPVRSSKQDQIHSSIVSTLLALMDGLDSRGEIVVIGATNRLDSIDPALRRPGRFDREFLFSLPNKEARKEIFKIHTRDWTPKPLDMFLEELAEKSTGYCGADIKSLCAEAALCALRHRYPQIYKSSEKLQLDIASIKITAKDFVVAMQKIVPASQRAVASPGRALSPIAKPLFENKLARILQALQRVFPHAELALKDQQQDSLNQTLRNDTIDSDAESPPIFEENPTPKTPGRQPEKFLNFGRNVYYQPTSCRPRFLLVGEPGYGQTSHLAPAVIHALEKFPVYTLDLCVLLASITSPEETCAQLIREAQRTAPSIVYIPHIHSWWEAVGATLKATFTTLLQNIPTFAPVLLLATSDVHHMDLPKEIKDLFNDNHEEVFKIQLPDREERGMFFEDLVVNQVAKPPAPKLNAAWRPLEELPLAPPPEPRQLTEEEKRQLEEQEEDTLRELRIFLRDVTHRLVIDRRFRAFSKPVDPEEVPDYDTVIKQPMDLSTILSKIDLHQYLTAGDFLKDIDLICSNALEYNPDKDPGDRLIRHRACILRDTAYSIVREEMDEDFERRCEEIQESRKERGCSSSKYAPSYYHVMPKQNSVAGSRRADPKCSDKLKMPAEPVGSSTPCSNDMAKKKRRKNKVHSNIATKRMNFQFNKENKVPEEQNELESDEELETGRPVSNTDRNEGESTQDSSMDENENVLQERHKNANENKGGPTDVWVPRVARLRRSAGEERPLMGVEKATEIPTQPVVVDYFELKQLLHFVTMITKNFNILQLEKLYAVMSQCIYQHREDYDKTELVKEMKKEIAAFTYSQ; this is translated from the exons ATGGTGGTCTTGCGGAGCagcgctgcccgcccgcccggccccgcggcccgcgacagccgccgccgccgcgcccctTTCGACCTTATGGACTCCAGCTCCGAGTTCATCTCCTTGGAGCCCCCCTCGCTCAGCAGCCGCCGCATCTGGACGCGCTCCGGGGCCTCCTCGGCCACCGCCAGAGCCGCGGGATCCAGGGGGACCGGGAGAGCCGGAGAGGAC gaATTTTCCTCTAGTAAAATGGAATGTTTCGGTGGACACCATTTAAGATCAATGAGAAAAAGCATGCCGCCCTGTTCAGACTCCAGCTTTGACAAAAGCATGGAGATATTAAGTGAAAATGTCAATCGAAGACACTTTACGAG GCAGTTGGCAAAGCCGAAATCAGaccagaaaaaagaagaatataaagAAG TCACCAGAACACTGAAGACCAGAGCTGAGGCAAAAGCTGCAGAACATGTCcatgaagaaaatggagattTAGAGGTCCGCCGAAGCTGCAGACTTCAGCAAAGTCGTTACACCACTACAAATCAGTCTGTTCTGTTTGACAAACTTATAACAAA TACCGCAGAAGCCGTCTTGCAAAAGATGGATGACATGGAGAAGATGCGTAGACGGCGAATGATGGAAGACCTGGGGGTGTTCCACGACACAGAT GAAAACCTCAGTATGTACTCCcgaggaaagaaagaaatccaaagaGCTGACAAAGAAATAGCTGATAATCAAGGGGGCATTGTAG TAACTTCATCAGATGAAAGTGAAGAGAAAGAGGATGAAGATGGTGAGCACACTCGAAAGCGTTATTACTTTCGACAGAGGAAGACTGTGGAGCGCTACCAAGCGCCGCTGGAAA AACCAAGACAGCGTAAGATGTATTTTCCGGGCCGGTCTTCGCCTGTCAGACAGAGATGTTCATTCACAAGTGCTCAGCCACAAGGCTCTTGCTGCAAAAGCAATAACAG ACGGAAACACGCAGTCCACAGCAACGATTCcacatcctcttcctcctcctcctcctcagatgatgatgatgatgatgatgatgatgaagagcaTTTTGAGAGGCGTAGGAGGCACAGCCATAACAGGAATTTAAGAAG GTGTCTGCCCCTAAACTTCCGGACAGATGAGTTAAAGGGAATTCGCAGGGATCGAATGAAAATTGGAGCAAGTTTGGCTGATGTTGATCCAATGCAGATCGATTGTTCA GTTCGATTTGATGCTGTGGGTGGTCTTTCTGACCACATTTCATCTTTAAAAGAGATGGTTGTTTTTCCATTGCTTTACCCAGAATTCTTCGAGAGATTCAAGATTCAGCCTCCAAG AGGCTGTCTATTCTATGGTCCACCAGGGACTGGAAAGACACTGGTAGCTCGTGCACTTGCTAATGAATGTAGCCAGGGTGACAGGAGGATAGCCTTCTTTATGAGAAAAGGTGCTGACTGCCTGAGTAAATGGGTGGGGGAGTCTGAACGACAGCTTCGTTTATTATTTGATCAG GCCTACCAGATGCGTCCTTCGATTATTTTCTTCGATGAGATAGATGGTCTTGCTCCTGTGAGGTCCAGTAAACAAGACCAAATTCATAG ctCTATTGTGTCAACACTTCTGGCGCTTATGGATGGCTTAGACAGCAGAGGAGAGATTGTGGTGATCGGAGCCACCAACAGACTGGATTCTATAGATCCGGCTTTACGAAGACCCGGCCGCTTTGATCGAGAGTTCCTCTTCAGCTTGCCAAATAAAGAG GCtagaaaagagattttcaagATTCACACACGAGACTGGACCCCTAAGCCTCTGGACATGTTTCTTGAGGAGCTGGCTGAAAAATCTACCG GATACTGTGGTGCTGATATTAAATCCTTATGTGCTGAAGCTGCGCTCTGTGCTTTGCGCCACCGCTATCCTCAGATATACAAAAGTAGTGAGAAACTGCAGTTAGATATCGCTTCtattaaaataacagcaaaggATTTTGTCGTGGCTATGCAGAAGATTGTTCCAGCTTCACAGAGGGCTGTGGCTTCACCTGGGCGAGCGCTATCACCTATTGCAAAACCactgtttgaaaacaaactaGCAAGAATTTTACAAGCCTTGCAGAGAGTATTTCCCCATGCAGAGCTTGCGCTAAAGGACCAACAGCAAG ACAGCTTAAATCAGACTTTAAGAAATGATACGATCGACAGTGATGCGGAATCACCACCGATCTTCGAAGAGAATCCAACTCCTAAAACGCCTGGTAGACAGCCGGAAAAATTCCTCAACTTTGGCAG AAATGTTTATTACCAGCCAACATCTTGTAGGCCACGGTTCTTACTGGTGGGAGAGCCAGGATATGGGCAAACTTCTCATTTGGCACCTGCAGTAATACATGCCCTGGAAAAGTTTCCAGTTTATACACTAGACCTATGTGTGTTGTTGGCAAGCATCACCTCACCAGAAGAAACATGTGCACAG TTGATACGAGAAGCTCAGAGAACAGCACCAAGTATCGTTTATATCCCACATATCCACTCGTGGTGGGAGGCTGTTGGAGCTACACTGAAAGCTACTTTTACAACACTACTGCAGAACATTCCAACGTTCGCTCCGGTTTTGCTGCTTGCAACATCTGATGTGCATCACATGGATCTCCCAAAAGAG ATCAAAGACTTGTTTAATGACAACCATGAAGAAGTTTTCAAAATCCAGCTGCCtgacagggaagaaagaggaatgtTTTTTGAAGACTTAGTTGTGAATCAAGTTGCTAAACCTCCTGCACCCAAACTCAATGCAG CTTGGCGTCCACTGGAAGAACTGCCTTTAGCGCCACCGCCTGAGCCTCGCCAActgacagaggaggaaaaaagacagctggaggagcaggaggaggataCATTGCGTGAACTCAGGATTTTCCTAAGGGATGTGACTCATAGACTTGTCATTGACAGACGTTTCAGAGCATTTTCAAAGCCAGTTGACCCAGAGGAG GTACCTGATTATGACACAGTTATCAAACAGCCCATGGACCTTTCGACAATTCTATCCAAGATTGACTTGCACCAGTACCTAACTGCAGGAGACTTTCTAAAAGACATTGATCTAATCTGTAGCAACGCGTTAGAGTACAACCCAGATAAAGATCCTGGAG ATCGTCTCATTAGGCACAGAGCTTGTATTCTGAGGGACACCGCGTACTCCATAGTGAGGGAAGAAATGGATGAAGATTTCGAACGACGCTGTGAAGAAATACAAGAATCCCGTAAGGAAAGAG GTTGTAGCTCTTCAAAGTATGCTCCATCTTACTACCATGTAATGCCGAAGCAGAACTCTGTTGCTGGGAGTAGGAGGGCGGACCCGAAGTGTAGCGACAAACTGAAGATGCCGGCAGAGCCTGTAGGCTCCAGTACACCTTGCTCCAACG atatggcaaaaaaaaaacgCAGAAAGAACAAAGTGCATTCGAATATCGCTACCAAGAGGATGAATTTTCAGTTCAATAAAGAGAATAAAGTTCCAGAAGAGCAAAACGAACTCGAGAGTGATGAGGAGTTAGAAACAGGAAGACCCGTTTCTAACACAGATCGCAATGAAGGGGAGTCCACCCAGGATTCTTCGATGGATGAGAATGAAAATGTCCTGCAGGAACGACACAAAAACGCGAATGAAAATAAAGGTGGTCCAACAG
- the NTAQ1 gene encoding protein N-terminal glutamine amidohydrolase isoform X1 has product MARPAAAYEPAVPPRPACPYTSCYCEENVWKLCEYIRSQDRYPTEEFYAVFISNDRRMIPLWKQKSGHGDEPVVWDYHVILLHVSSGEQNFIYDLDTVLPFPCPFDVYSVEAFRLDDGLRPEFHRKIRMIRADLYLKTFASDRSHMKDANGKWQKPPPSYPCIETADSKMNLDDFISMNPKVGWGSVFPLPDFVHRFGRQTDYSYSLEGQ; this is encoded by the exons ATGGCGCGGCCCGCGGCCGCCTACGAACCGGCCGtgccgccccgccccgcctgCCCCTACACCAGCTGCTACTG TGAGGAAAACGTTTGGAAACTTTGCGAGTACATCAGGAGTCAGGACCGGTACCCGACAGAAGAGTTTTATGCTGTTTTCATCTCCAATGATAGGAGGATG ATTCCACTCTGGAAGCAGAAATCGGGACATGGAGACGAGCCTGTTGTCTGG GACTACCATGTCATTCTACTTCACGTTTCCAGCGGGGAGCAGAACTTCATTTATGATCTCGACACAGTGTTGCCGTTCCCATGTCCTTTTGACGTGTACAGTGTGGAGGCCTTTAGGTTGGATGATGGCCTTCGTCCGGAATTTCACAG GAAAATCCGAATGATTCGAGCAGATTTGTACTTGAAGACTTTTGCTTCAGACAGATCTCACATGAAAGATGCAAATGGGAAATGGCAGAAACCTCCTCCTTCGTACCCTTGCATTGAAACTGCAG aCTCCAAGATGAACTTGGATGATTTCATCAGTATGAATCCCAAAGTGGGATGGGGCTCAGTGTTCCCCCTTCCGGACTTCGTACATCGATTTGGCAGACAGACTGACTACAGCTATTCCTTGGAAGGACAGTGA
- the NTAQ1 gene encoding protein N-terminal glutamine amidohydrolase isoform X3 encodes MARPAAAYEPAVPPRPACPYTSCYCEENVWKLCEYIRSQDRYPTEEFYAVFISNDRRMIPLWKQKSGHGDEPVVWDYHVILLHVSSGEQNFIYDLDTVLPFPCPFDVYSVEAFRLDDGLRPEFHRKIRMIRADLYLKTFASDRSHMKDANGKWQKPPPSYPCIETAVGSS; translated from the exons ATGGCGCGGCCCGCGGCCGCCTACGAACCGGCCGtgccgccccgccccgcctgCCCCTACACCAGCTGCTACTG TGAGGAAAACGTTTGGAAACTTTGCGAGTACATCAGGAGTCAGGACCGGTACCCGACAGAAGAGTTTTATGCTGTTTTCATCTCCAATGATAGGAGGATG ATTCCACTCTGGAAGCAGAAATCGGGACATGGAGACGAGCCTGTTGTCTGG GACTACCATGTCATTCTACTTCACGTTTCCAGCGGGGAGCAGAACTTCATTTATGATCTCGACACAGTGTTGCCGTTCCCATGTCCTTTTGACGTGTACAGTGTGGAGGCCTTTAGGTTGGATGATGGCCTTCGTCCGGAATTTCACAG GAAAATCCGAATGATTCGAGCAGATTTGTACTTGAAGACTTTTGCTTCAGACAGATCTCACATGAAAGATGCAAATGGGAAATGGCAGAAACCTCCTCCTTCGTACCCTTGCATTGAAACTGCAG TTGGCTCTTCCTGA
- the NTAQ1 gene encoding protein N-terminal glutamine amidohydrolase isoform X2 translates to MARPAAAYEPAVPPRPACPYTSCYCEENVWKLCEYIRSQDRYPTEEFYAVFISNDRRMIPLWKQKSGHGDEPVVWDYHVILLHVSSGEQNFIYDLDTVLPFPCPFDVYSVEAFRLDDGLRPEFHRKIRMIRADLYLKTFASDRSHMKDANGKWQKPPPSYPCIETAAVGSS, encoded by the exons ATGGCGCGGCCCGCGGCCGCCTACGAACCGGCCGtgccgccccgccccgcctgCCCCTACACCAGCTGCTACTG TGAGGAAAACGTTTGGAAACTTTGCGAGTACATCAGGAGTCAGGACCGGTACCCGACAGAAGAGTTTTATGCTGTTTTCATCTCCAATGATAGGAGGATG ATTCCACTCTGGAAGCAGAAATCGGGACATGGAGACGAGCCTGTTGTCTGG GACTACCATGTCATTCTACTTCACGTTTCCAGCGGGGAGCAGAACTTCATTTATGATCTCGACACAGTGTTGCCGTTCCCATGTCCTTTTGACGTGTACAGTGTGGAGGCCTTTAGGTTGGATGATGGCCTTCGTCCGGAATTTCACAG GAAAATCCGAATGATTCGAGCAGATTTGTACTTGAAGACTTTTGCTTCAGACAGATCTCACATGAAAGATGCAAATGGGAAATGGCAGAAACCTCCTCCTTCGTACCCTTGCATTGAAACTGCAG CAGTTGGCTCTTCCTGA
- the NTAQ1 gene encoding protein N-terminal glutamine amidohydrolase isoform X4, whose product MARPAAAYEPAVPPRPACPYTSCYCEENVWKLCEYIRSQDRYPTEEFYAVFISNDRRMIPLWKQKSGHGDEPVVWDYHVILLHVSSGEQNFIYDLDTVLPFPCPFDVYSVEAFRLDDGLRPEFHRKIRMIRADLYLKTFASDRSHMKDANGKWQKPPPSYPCIETAEHE is encoded by the exons ATGGCGCGGCCCGCGGCCGCCTACGAACCGGCCGtgccgccccgccccgcctgCCCCTACACCAGCTGCTACTG TGAGGAAAACGTTTGGAAACTTTGCGAGTACATCAGGAGTCAGGACCGGTACCCGACAGAAGAGTTTTATGCTGTTTTCATCTCCAATGATAGGAGGATG ATTCCACTCTGGAAGCAGAAATCGGGACATGGAGACGAGCCTGTTGTCTGG GACTACCATGTCATTCTACTTCACGTTTCCAGCGGGGAGCAGAACTTCATTTATGATCTCGACACAGTGTTGCCGTTCCCATGTCCTTTTGACGTGTACAGTGTGGAGGCCTTTAGGTTGGATGATGGCCTTCGTCCGGAATTTCACAG GAAAATCCGAATGATTCGAGCAGATTTGTACTTGAAGACTTTTGCTTCAGACAGATCTCACATGAAAGATGCAAATGGGAAATGGCAGAAACCTCCTCCTTCGTACCCTTGCATTGAAACTGCAG agcaTGAGTAG
- the ATAD2 gene encoding ATPase family AAA domain-containing protein 2 isoform X1, which translates to MVVLRSSAARPPGPAARDSRRRRAPFDLMDSSSEFISLEPPSLSSRRIWTRSGASSATARAAGSRGTGRAGEDVSNREFSSSKMECFGGHHLRSMRKSMPPCSDSSFDKSMEILSENVNRRHFTRQLAKPKSDQKKEEYKEVTRTLKTRAEAKAAEHVHEENGDLEVRRSCRLQQSRYTTTNQSVLFDKLITNTAEAVLQKMDDMEKMRRRRMMEDLGVFHDTDENLSMYSRGKKEIQRADKEIADNQGGIVVTSSDESEEKEDEDGEHTRKRYYFRQRKTVERYQAPLEKPRQRKMYFPGRSSPVRQRCSFTSAQPQGSCCKSNNRRKHAVHSNDSTSSSSSSSSDDDDDDDDDEEHFERRRRHSHNRNLRRCLPLNFRTDELKGIRRDRMKIGASLADVDPMQIDCSVRFDAVGGLSDHISSLKEMVVFPLLYPEFFERFKIQPPRGCLFYGPPGTGKTLVARALANECSQGDRRIAFFMRKGADCLSKWVGESERQLRLLFDQAYQMRPSIIFFDEIDGLAPVRSSKQDQIHSSIVSTLLALMDGLDSRGEIVVIGATNRLDSIDPALRRPGRFDREFLFSLPNKEARKEIFKIHTRDWTPKPLDMFLEELAEKSTGYCGADIKSLCAEAALCALRHRYPQIYKSSEKLQLDIASIKITAKDFVVAMQKIVPASQRAVASPGRALSPIAKPLFENKLARILQALQRVFPHAELALKDQQQDSLNQTLRNDTIDSDAESPPIFEENPTPKTPGRQPEKFLNFGRNVYYQPTSCRPRFLLVGEPGYGQTSHLAPAVIHALEKFPVYTLDLCVLLASITSPEETCAQLIREAQRTAPSIVYIPHIHSWWEAVGATLKATFTTLLQNIPTFAPVLLLATSDVHHMDLPKEIKDLFNDNHEEVFKIQLPDREERGMFFEDLVVNQVAKPPAPKLNAAWRPLEELPLAPPPEPRQLTEEEKRQLEEQEEDTLRELRIFLRDVTHRLVIDRRFRAFSKPVDPEEVPDYDTVIKQPMDLSTILSKIDLHQYLTAGDFLKDIDLICSNALEYNPDKDPGDRLIRHRACILRDTAYSIVREEMDEDFERRCEEIQESRKERGCSSSKYAPSYYHVMPKQNSVAGSRRADPKCSDKLKMPAEPVGSSTPCSNDMAKKKRRKNKVHSNIATKRMNFQFNKENKVPEEQNELESDEELETGRPVSNTDRNEGESTQDSSMDENENVLQERHKNANENKGGPTDVWVPRVARLRRSAGEERPLMGVEKATEIPTQPVVVDYFELKQLLHFVTMITKNFNILQLEKLYAVMSQCIYQHREDYDKTELVKEMKKEIAAFTYSQ; encoded by the exons ATGGTGGTCTTGCGGAGCagcgctgcccgcccgcccggccccgcggcccgcgacagccgccgccgccgcgcccctTTCGACCTTATGGACTCCAGCTCCGAGTTCATCTCCTTGGAGCCCCCCTCGCTCAGCAGCCGCCGCATCTGGACGCGCTCCGGGGCCTCCTCGGCCACCGCCAGAGCCGCGGGATCCAGGGGGACCGGGAGAGCCGGAGAGGACGTGAGTAACCGG gaATTTTCCTCTAGTAAAATGGAATGTTTCGGTGGACACCATTTAAGATCAATGAGAAAAAGCATGCCGCCCTGTTCAGACTCCAGCTTTGACAAAAGCATGGAGATATTAAGTGAAAATGTCAATCGAAGACACTTTACGAG GCAGTTGGCAAAGCCGAAATCAGaccagaaaaaagaagaatataaagAAG TCACCAGAACACTGAAGACCAGAGCTGAGGCAAAAGCTGCAGAACATGTCcatgaagaaaatggagattTAGAGGTCCGCCGAAGCTGCAGACTTCAGCAAAGTCGTTACACCACTACAAATCAGTCTGTTCTGTTTGACAAACTTATAACAAA TACCGCAGAAGCCGTCTTGCAAAAGATGGATGACATGGAGAAGATGCGTAGACGGCGAATGATGGAAGACCTGGGGGTGTTCCACGACACAGAT GAAAACCTCAGTATGTACTCCcgaggaaagaaagaaatccaaagaGCTGACAAAGAAATAGCTGATAATCAAGGGGGCATTGTAG TAACTTCATCAGATGAAAGTGAAGAGAAAGAGGATGAAGATGGTGAGCACACTCGAAAGCGTTATTACTTTCGACAGAGGAAGACTGTGGAGCGCTACCAAGCGCCGCTGGAAA AACCAAGACAGCGTAAGATGTATTTTCCGGGCCGGTCTTCGCCTGTCAGACAGAGATGTTCATTCACAAGTGCTCAGCCACAAGGCTCTTGCTGCAAAAGCAATAACAG ACGGAAACACGCAGTCCACAGCAACGATTCcacatcctcttcctcctcctcctcctcagatgatgatgatgatgatgatgatgatgaagagcaTTTTGAGAGGCGTAGGAGGCACAGCCATAACAGGAATTTAAGAAG GTGTCTGCCCCTAAACTTCCGGACAGATGAGTTAAAGGGAATTCGCAGGGATCGAATGAAAATTGGAGCAAGTTTGGCTGATGTTGATCCAATGCAGATCGATTGTTCA GTTCGATTTGATGCTGTGGGTGGTCTTTCTGACCACATTTCATCTTTAAAAGAGATGGTTGTTTTTCCATTGCTTTACCCAGAATTCTTCGAGAGATTCAAGATTCAGCCTCCAAG AGGCTGTCTATTCTATGGTCCACCAGGGACTGGAAAGACACTGGTAGCTCGTGCACTTGCTAATGAATGTAGCCAGGGTGACAGGAGGATAGCCTTCTTTATGAGAAAAGGTGCTGACTGCCTGAGTAAATGGGTGGGGGAGTCTGAACGACAGCTTCGTTTATTATTTGATCAG GCCTACCAGATGCGTCCTTCGATTATTTTCTTCGATGAGATAGATGGTCTTGCTCCTGTGAGGTCCAGTAAACAAGACCAAATTCATAG ctCTATTGTGTCAACACTTCTGGCGCTTATGGATGGCTTAGACAGCAGAGGAGAGATTGTGGTGATCGGAGCCACCAACAGACTGGATTCTATAGATCCGGCTTTACGAAGACCCGGCCGCTTTGATCGAGAGTTCCTCTTCAGCTTGCCAAATAAAGAG GCtagaaaagagattttcaagATTCACACACGAGACTGGACCCCTAAGCCTCTGGACATGTTTCTTGAGGAGCTGGCTGAAAAATCTACCG GATACTGTGGTGCTGATATTAAATCCTTATGTGCTGAAGCTGCGCTCTGTGCTTTGCGCCACCGCTATCCTCAGATATACAAAAGTAGTGAGAAACTGCAGTTAGATATCGCTTCtattaaaataacagcaaaggATTTTGTCGTGGCTATGCAGAAGATTGTTCCAGCTTCACAGAGGGCTGTGGCTTCACCTGGGCGAGCGCTATCACCTATTGCAAAACCactgtttgaaaacaaactaGCAAGAATTTTACAAGCCTTGCAGAGAGTATTTCCCCATGCAGAGCTTGCGCTAAAGGACCAACAGCAAG ACAGCTTAAATCAGACTTTAAGAAATGATACGATCGACAGTGATGCGGAATCACCACCGATCTTCGAAGAGAATCCAACTCCTAAAACGCCTGGTAGACAGCCGGAAAAATTCCTCAACTTTGGCAG AAATGTTTATTACCAGCCAACATCTTGTAGGCCACGGTTCTTACTGGTGGGAGAGCCAGGATATGGGCAAACTTCTCATTTGGCACCTGCAGTAATACATGCCCTGGAAAAGTTTCCAGTTTATACACTAGACCTATGTGTGTTGTTGGCAAGCATCACCTCACCAGAAGAAACATGTGCACAG TTGATACGAGAAGCTCAGAGAACAGCACCAAGTATCGTTTATATCCCACATATCCACTCGTGGTGGGAGGCTGTTGGAGCTACACTGAAAGCTACTTTTACAACACTACTGCAGAACATTCCAACGTTCGCTCCGGTTTTGCTGCTTGCAACATCTGATGTGCATCACATGGATCTCCCAAAAGAG ATCAAAGACTTGTTTAATGACAACCATGAAGAAGTTTTCAAAATCCAGCTGCCtgacagggaagaaagaggaatgtTTTTTGAAGACTTAGTTGTGAATCAAGTTGCTAAACCTCCTGCACCCAAACTCAATGCAG CTTGGCGTCCACTGGAAGAACTGCCTTTAGCGCCACCGCCTGAGCCTCGCCAActgacagaggaggaaaaaagacagctggaggagcaggaggaggataCATTGCGTGAACTCAGGATTTTCCTAAGGGATGTGACTCATAGACTTGTCATTGACAGACGTTTCAGAGCATTTTCAAAGCCAGTTGACCCAGAGGAG GTACCTGATTATGACACAGTTATCAAACAGCCCATGGACCTTTCGACAATTCTATCCAAGATTGACTTGCACCAGTACCTAACTGCAGGAGACTTTCTAAAAGACATTGATCTAATCTGTAGCAACGCGTTAGAGTACAACCCAGATAAAGATCCTGGAG ATCGTCTCATTAGGCACAGAGCTTGTATTCTGAGGGACACCGCGTACTCCATAGTGAGGGAAGAAATGGATGAAGATTTCGAACGACGCTGTGAAGAAATACAAGAATCCCGTAAGGAAAGAG GTTGTAGCTCTTCAAAGTATGCTCCATCTTACTACCATGTAATGCCGAAGCAGAACTCTGTTGCTGGGAGTAGGAGGGCGGACCCGAAGTGTAGCGACAAACTGAAGATGCCGGCAGAGCCTGTAGGCTCCAGTACACCTTGCTCCAACG atatggcaaaaaaaaaacgCAGAAAGAACAAAGTGCATTCGAATATCGCTACCAAGAGGATGAATTTTCAGTTCAATAAAGAGAATAAAGTTCCAGAAGAGCAAAACGAACTCGAGAGTGATGAGGAGTTAGAAACAGGAAGACCCGTTTCTAACACAGATCGCAATGAAGGGGAGTCCACCCAGGATTCTTCGATGGATGAGAATGAAAATGTCCTGCAGGAACGACACAAAAACGCGAATGAAAATAAAGGTGGTCCAACAG